taatttgaaatatataggaaatttgatatatttgtttttttaaatgatttattcaatttatagGTTCCAATGCGATTATAGGTCAATATCATCATACATCGATCATTTGCGATTTTAATTTCTATGGCGTGCCACACACATCAAATTGTTTGGCCAAGTGTCAACTATATATATGCTCTTAGGTTTGTGTTAAAAcgacaacacctcttaaagtgacaCTGTTACACCACGTATCCAGCAATATTATAAACGCTACACAACAATAGTGTAAATGCTAGACACCACTGTTACTATCACTATTTCATACTGCTACAATCATACTAGCTACTTTTTGACCCAACTAGCTTAGCTAGTCATATCAATTTTAGGATTTTGCAATGTGTGTAAGATTATAAAGTGACTTCTTCACATAATGATAAGTTGGGCTTTGATTAAGATCTAAGAGAGAAAAAGTTATGAATGCTACAAATGAACTTTATTATATATGACCTGAACTGATTTTCCATGGCCCTCACTCCAACATGGAAGACAAAatagtcatttcattttctcaaGTTTATAGAcaatatcatcatcatctaaGTATAGAGACATCATCATAATCAACgtgccaaaaaaatatataatctcTTCCTTCCAACCAAAGCAAAGTAGTCTACTAATTATAGCTTCAAGATTTGTATTATGTGTCAAATACGTATGCATGCTTCCTGATTAACACTAAATCATCTCCAAATTAAACTCATTCATCATCACATGCTTTAAGGGATACTATGAAATTACTCtagataatattaatatataaactggtcgtttattttaaaaatcatttaacATCTAGTACATTTTTTTCTGCATGACCCAATTTCATTTTGAcgttataattttattaatattattctaGATAATATTTATGTGCTTGATTTGAATTAGAACACTGTGATTTGTGGTAGTAATTGGACGATAAAATTGGTATTAGGAAACATGAAACAACCAGGATGAATCGATGATATCGAATAAACCGAAATAAATTGTCGTTAAATAAAACCaaataatttatagtagtagctttttttttacaaaacatTGTACTAGTaataaacacaaaaatgaaaataaattacaaatgtGGAACAAGGCCAATGGAAGCCGTGACAGCCACACTTGCATGATTCTTGCAACTCAACACCTTCAACAAATCAACACCCCAAAAACTCCTCCGATCACTCCTGCCGCCGCCACCGTCAATCCCGGCGAACAACCTCCCCGTATTCCGGCGAACCTGCCTGCTCTTGATATCCCGGAGATCCATCTCCGGCTGAAGCTTGAGCGGCCCAAACATCATCACAAACCACCTCGGTTTCACCTTCGACGACCCCTCCGACTTGGCCGAGCTCTTCGAAGAGTTCCGGTGAATGTCCGCCGCCTCCGCTTTCGTGGCCAACCGAGACCGTGCGGCTGCGGAGAGCGAGCTGCCGCCGCGGCGATGGATTCTGGATAAGCGAGAGGCGTCGTCGGCGGAGTGGGATTTGAGGATTTGGGGGTGAGGGTTTTGGTAGGGCATGAGCTTCCCGCGGAAGATGATGTCTTCTGCATTGGTCATCTCGGAGCTGAAGTCGTGGAGGAACTCGAAGAATTCCGACGGCTCCGATGATGATCGCCGCTTGTCTTGGATTTTTGATTCGTGGAGGGAGTGGGGCTCTTCCTCCTCCGGCGGCGACGGTGGCCTTTTTCCCTCTTGTGGAAACTTGTCCATTTTGTGATATGGTTCAAGTAATAAATGTGGGAGCTGGATTGTATGTTATGATGCATATTTATAGACATAAAAAGAGGGAAAAAATGCATAGGGCAATATCAGATCATTTCAATTTACGAAACTCAAATCTAATTTTATATAAATGTCACATTTAACAATGATTTTAGTATTGAAAAAATATTCTCTATTCACGTACTACTTTTTAGATATTGATTActaaaatcacaaactttagCTAAAATTTGGTACTTCCTACCAATTTTTAAGTTGATAGTAAAAATTTTGAACTTAAGCTTTGTAGATAATTTATTGGTTTTTTCCCACTCATGAAAAATTCACTGCAAGAgataaattcatgatttttttactCAAATTTTTAGTGTATAAGACATAGAAAATTAGGCGAATAATGTTTGAGATTTTAGAGACCCATTTACTTTAATGAATCCCCTATATAAAATATTTGCTACACAATATTGTATTTGACAAGTAATATAGATGAATGAGTATGATCCCTTTAATCTGAAATCTTATggatagtaataaaatattcaattacacACATGATATAATAAGAGATTCAGTAAAATTAATTTATCCTTTAACTTACAACACCTTATCAATAatttagtagtataaattaCCGCTTGTTTATTCATGATTAAGTGGCACAAGTTGACTTGACTCGacttaaattttaagaaatgtaatgaaggGTAAAACTGTCTTTATTTTGTTAATGTGTAACATATTTTTCAACTGTATACTAAGCAAAACTGGTGATGGTCGCATGTGTttgtttctatatttttttaaaaaaatgttttcatTTTGATCGAATTTAAAGGTGTTATATATTCTGAAAATGCATAACTAATTACAGATATTCAGAATGTGTAGTCGGTTACACATTTTTAGAATACGTAACACTTATGTAAAAACACCCTTTATAATTCATATACTGGTTTTGAAGTTATTGGTAGTGTAGTACTAGTAATAAGGATGATTATGAGAGAgattatactactaataatagtagtaggagtactatttatttccTGGACATAACAGCCCATTACAGTTAGGTCCAAAAGAATCTGCGTAAACGTAACTGGGCCAGGATTGACGTCAAGTGCATTCATTTTTCTCCATCTTTTTAAGTGTTCTACTTCTCAAATACAG
This portion of the Salvia splendens isolate huo1 chromosome 10, SspV2, whole genome shotgun sequence genome encodes:
- the LOC121752601 gene encoding uncharacterized protein LOC121752601, yielding MDKFPQEGKRPPSPPEEEEPHSLHESKIQDKRRSSSEPSEFFEFLHDFSSEMTNAEDIIFRGKLMPYQNPHPQILKSHSADDASRLSRIHRRGGSSLSAAARSRLATKAEAADIHRNSSKSSAKSEGSSKVKPRWFVMMFGPLKLQPEMDLRDIKSRQVRRNTGRLFAGIDGGGGRSDRRSFWGVDLLKVLSCKNHASVAVTASIGLVPHL